A genome region from Pan troglodytes isolate AG18354 chromosome 3, NHGRI_mPanTro3-v2.0_pri, whole genome shotgun sequence includes the following:
- the ADH1B gene encoding all-trans-retinol dehydrogenase [NAD(+)] ADH1B, with product MSTAGKVIKCKAAVLWEVKKPFSIEDVEVAPPKAYEVRIKMVAVGICRTDDHVVSGNLVTPLPAILGHEAAGIVESVGEGVTTVKPGDKVIPLFTPQCGKCRVCKNPESNYCLKNDLGNPRGTLQDGTRRFTCRGKPIHHFLGTSTFSQYTVVDENAVAKIDAASPLEKVCLIGCGFSTGYGSAVNVAKVTPGSTCAVFGLGGVGLSAVMGCKAAGAARIIAVDINKDKFAKAKELGATECINPQDYKKPIQEVLKEMTDGGVDFSFEVIGRLDTMMASLLCCHEACGTSVIVGVPPASQNLSINPMLLLTGRTWKGAVYGGFKSKEGIPKLVADFMAKKFSLDALITHVLPFEKINEGFDLLHSGKSIRTVLTF from the exons ATGAGCACAGCAGGAAAA GTAATCAAATGCAAAGCAGCTGTGCTGTGGGAGGTAAAGAAACCCTTTTCCATtgaggatgtggaggttgcaccTCCTAAGGCTTATGAAGTTCGCATTAag ATGGTGGCTGTAGGAATCTGTCGCACAGATGACCACGTGGTTAGTGGCAACCTGGTGACCCCTCTTCCTGCGATTTTAGGCCATGAGGCAGCCGGCATCGTGGAGAGTGTTGGAGAAGGGGTGACTACAGTCAAACCAG GTGATAAAGTCATCCCGCTCTTTACTCCTCAGTGTGGAAAATGCAGAGTTTGTAAAAACCCGGAGAGCAACTACTGCTTGAAAAATGA TCTAGGCAATCCTCGGGGGACCCTGCAGGATGGCACCAGGAGGTTCACCTGCAGGGGGAAGCCCATTCACCACTTCCTTGGCACCAGCACCTTCTCCCAGTACACGGTGGTGGATGAGAATGCAGTGGCCAAAATTGATGCAGCCTCGCCCCTGGAGAAAGTCTGCCTTATTGGCTGTGGATTCTCGACTGGTTATGGGTCTGCAGTTAACGTTGCCAAG GTCACCCCAGGCTCTACCTGTGCTGTGTTTGGCCTGGGAGGGGTCGGCCTATCTGCTGTTATGGGCTGTAAAGCAGCTGGGGCAGCCAGAATCATTGCAGTGGACATCAACAAGGACAAATTTGCAAAGGCCAAAGAGTTGGGTGCCACTGAATGCATCAACCCTCAAGACTACAAGAAACCCATCCAGGAGGTGCTAAAGGAAATGACTGATGGAGGTGTGGATTTTTCGTTTGAAGTCATCGGTCGGCTTGACACCATG ATGGCTTCCCTGTTATGTTGTCATGAGGCATGTGGCACAAGCGTCATCGTAGGGGTACCTCCTGCTTCCCAGAACCTCTCAATAAACCCTATGCTGCTACTGACTGGACGCACCTGGAAGGGGGCTGTTTATGGTG GCTTTAAGAGTAAAGAAGGTATCCCAAAACTTGTGGCTGATTTTATGGCTAAGAAGTTTTCACTGGATGCGTTAATAACCCATGTTTtaccttttgaaaaaataaatgaaggattTGACCTGCTTCACTCTGGGAAAAG TATCCGTACCGTCCTGACGTTTTGA